A window of Mucilaginibacter paludis DSM 18603 contains these coding sequences:
- a CDS encoding Ig-like domain-containing protein — translation MDVRGSQILGLFHAFIFNSKELRQINYMPWRLRRNFVKSYSPEEIVSWDSQIWLKRDDCAMTPTVVKDVPQLDAVPYNSPDIFYNPFTQYLLINKQDGQEAESVLKLLPVANRLALYSSGVILNCTANTLEQIYGKALHVIFLNMYTENVPTWFNQMAGEDLTLLNPTEAEVVAENPKFTNAPPTSFVQRQLDYGSGIPLADRPVVKLAPPVDINVVIDKKKVNIDFKNNNNVNVIAAVERRQTDANEEFTVLKSGLQIAANTKSSYIDQTAENGRVYIYKIRFAVMADSVGDDSSRELLPLKMPPAVIESLIEANYNPHENSITLTWKTPQNQYPVVYSVFKTAIKDGGNPVQKQVASGLREDKFFDSDIDKKADYIYRIITVDAADSKNESPLSADTERILVHGLKKKENQEMLSETGTNDVFRKKPFPWKNVAIITLSIMVVSFAGLLIYSHGVPAEGGKTATPNTPRHIVQATDSAGITGDSTVRVEGTLQLTARKTNGLWQSSDTKIAEVEKSIGLVTGKAKGNVIISYSLSNDNFKKAIRVIDETATVVSQEGDWIPSSAISQMKKLKKNKFRINVNSPFKISLNYKQGGNDRGGVLINVKEAQTTITSTAPYKLKGNTLVLTLVNEQKNVDIKGSPGVSVEGNGTVSLLFGKDNSEEIFNIDFASKETTVSTPNAKINNGRGAAQNAPKIVFKNKKYIIGDIIKLELKPPVEGGSWKLDNGDMQFAIMTDGDIQAYNKINRKQHYDFNEFGINKNKCLVKVRDIIGTGGQIYYRTADTSYVANIQLNSPN, via the coding sequence ATGGATGTAAGAGGCTCCCAGATTCTAGGATTGTTCCATGCATTTATTTTTAACAGCAAAGAGCTAAGGCAAATTAACTACATGCCGTGGCGCCTGCGTCGTAATTTTGTAAAAAGCTACTCTCCTGAAGAAATTGTTAGCTGGGACTCTCAGATTTGGTTAAAACGGGACGATTGTGCGATGACACCTACTGTAGTTAAGGATGTGCCGCAGTTGGACGCGGTGCCATACAATTCGCCTGATATTTTTTATAACCCATTTACACAATATTTGCTCATTAACAAGCAGGATGGCCAGGAAGCCGAAAGCGTATTAAAATTATTGCCGGTGGCAAACCGCCTGGCCCTATATTCGTCCGGAGTTATTTTAAACTGTACGGCCAATACACTGGAGCAGATATACGGTAAGGCGCTTCATGTGATTTTTTTAAATATGTATACTGAAAACGTCCCTACCTGGTTTAACCAAATGGCCGGCGAGGATTTAACTTTGTTAAATCCAACAGAAGCAGAGGTGGTTGCCGAAAATCCAAAGTTTACAAACGCCCCCCCGACCTCTTTTGTTCAAAGGCAGCTTGATTATGGAAGTGGTATACCTCTCGCTGACCGACCTGTAGTTAAACTTGCACCGCCTGTAGATATTAACGTGGTAATTGATAAGAAAAAGGTCAACATTGATTTTAAGAACAACAATAACGTAAATGTTATTGCAGCTGTTGAGCGGCGGCAAACAGATGCCAATGAGGAATTTACCGTATTGAAAAGTGGTTTACAGATTGCCGCTAACACTAAAAGCAGTTATATTGACCAAACGGCTGAAAATGGGAGAGTCTATATTTACAAAATACGCTTTGCCGTAATGGCCGATAGCGTAGGCGATGACAGTAGCAGAGAATTATTGCCGTTAAAAATGCCCCCGGCAGTGATAGAATCGCTTATCGAGGCTAATTACAATCCGCATGAAAACAGCATTACCTTAACTTGGAAAACACCTCAAAACCAATACCCGGTAGTTTACAGTGTGTTTAAAACAGCTATTAAGGATGGAGGTAACCCTGTTCAAAAGCAAGTGGCTTCGGGTTTGCGCGAAGACAAGTTTTTTGACAGTGATATAGATAAAAAAGCTGATTATATATATCGTATTATAACAGTTGATGCAGCAGATAGCAAAAATGAATCACCACTTTCTGCAGATACCGAAAGGATATTGGTTCATGGCTTAAAGAAAAAGGAAAATCAAGAAATGCTTAGCGAAACCGGCACCAATGACGTTTTCCGCAAAAAGCCATTCCCATGGAAAAATGTTGCAATTATTACATTGTCGATTATGGTGGTTAGTTTTGCAGGCTTGTTAATTTATTCACATGGCGTCCCCGCTGAAGGGGGCAAAACGGCTACTCCAAATACGCCCCGGCATATTGTCCAAGCAACCGATAGCGCCGGGATAACCGGTGACTCGACGGTTAGGGTGGAAGGCACATTGCAATTAACTGCCAGAAAAACAAATGGTTTATGGCAGAGTTCTGATACTAAGATTGCCGAAGTAGAAAAAAGTATAGGGTTGGTAACTGGAAAAGCTAAGGGAAATGTTATTATCTCCTATTCGCTTAGTAACGATAACTTTAAAAAAGCAATTCGGGTTATTGATGAAACGGCCACAGTTGTTTCACAGGAGGGTGATTGGATACCTTCCAGTGCCATTTCTCAAATGAAGAAGCTCAAGAAAAACAAATTCAGAATAAATGTAAATAGTCCGTTTAAAATTTCTCTGAACTATAAACAAGGAGGAAATGACCGTGGCGGGGTATTAATTAATGTGAAGGAAGCTCAAACTACGATTACATCAACTGCTCCTTATAAGTTGAAAGGGAATACTTTAGTATTGACATTAGTGAACGAGCAGAAGAATGTAGATATTAAAGGTAGCCCTGGAGTTTCAGTTGAGGGTAATGGAACTGTGTCCCTCTTGTTTGGCAAAGATAACAGCGAAGAAATCTTTAACATTGATTTCGCATCAAAAGAAACAACCGTTAGCACGCCCAATGCCAAAATTAATAATGGAAGAGGGGCAGCCCAAAATGCTCCTAAAATAGTCTTTAAAAACAAAAAATATATTATAGGAGATATTATAAAACTTGAACTAAAGCCACCCGTAGAAGGAGGATCATGGAAGCTAGATAATGGCGATATGCAGTTTGCAATAATGACTGATGGGGATATTCAAGCTTATAACAAAATCAATCGTAAACAACACTACGATTTTAATGAATTTGGTATCAACAAAAATAAGTGCCTTGTTAAAGTGAGAGATATTATTGGTACCGGAGGGCAGATATATTATCGTACTGCTGACACTTCGTATGTTGCTAATATTCAGTTAAATTCTCCTAATTAA
- a CDS encoding J domain-containing protein, protein MSEQNHYIVLEIDKSADQDTIKRAFRKLSILYHPDKTGNDPVLTEKFIAVKLAYEVLSNPEKRKRYNDILEGRAQPDQRTTFSSPTEPPIVTRIIKIFDNLEF, encoded by the coding sequence ATGTCGGAACAAAATCATTATATCGTTTTAGAGATTGACAAAAGTGCTGACCAGGATACTATAAAACGTGCTTTCAGGAAGTTGTCGATATTGTACCACCCGGATAAAACAGGCAATGATCCGGTTCTGACAGAAAAATTTATTGCGGTTAAATTGGCCTACGAGGTACTTAGTAATCCTGAGAAAAGAAAGCGTTACAATGATATATTGGAAGGACGGGCACAGCCCGATCAGCGTACAACTTTTTCATCACCCACAGAGCCGCCGATAGTAACAAGGATTATAAAGATTTTTGATAATCTCGAGTTTTGA
- a CDS encoding VgrG-related protein, which yields MKPFLKKAAVINLIADETWDWFGWNGHLTINGADNALLLSENNSLLGVHVPGFANDYKPQQYTTKIFRDVPGVIGTIEFIVDEPTLSKIVSVNGSRAMLSTTTGSFTAVFLTPAQKVSGFGATPDTQAMKSGTWKVVDTNQKVFREERRLEVKGHITNQKAEGNKAGELGGLSEKYETGGRGPGTVSSGNNDPGGVSYGSYQLKSRDNNGKIGGRVKEFLESSQGAKWKDKFEGLTPGSKEFSDKWKRIATDNSDEFKQAQFDFVKRTHYDVTQSRLLDRLGLDLNLRSDTLRDVVWSTSVQHGPNTRIIDNALAGKDLSKLSDKEIIQDIYKQRADEHPAYEARYSDEESDALNSLSAE from the coding sequence ATGAAACCATTTTTAAAAAAGGCTGCGGTAATTAATTTGATAGCCGATGAAACGTGGGATTGGTTTGGCTGGAATGGTCATTTAACCATTAATGGGGCAGATAATGCGCTACTGCTCTCAGAAAATAATTCTCTGCTGGGCGTTCATGTACCTGGTTTTGCTAATGATTATAAACCGCAACAGTATACAACGAAGATTTTCAGGGATGTACCTGGTGTTATTGGCACAATTGAATTTATTGTAGACGAACCAACGCTTTCAAAAATTGTCAGTGTAAATGGCTCACGTGCCATGTTATCAACTACTACAGGTAGCTTCACAGCTGTGTTTTTAACCCCGGCACAAAAGGTATCTGGTTTTGGTGCAACACCAGATACCCAAGCCATGAAAAGTGGCACGTGGAAAGTCGTTGATACCAACCAAAAAGTGTTTAGGGAAGAGAGGCGGCTGGAAGTGAAAGGACATATTACTAATCAAAAGGCTGAAGGAAACAAAGCAGGGGAATTAGGCGGATTATCGGAAAAATATGAGACTGGAGGCCGTGGTCCTGGCACTGTTTCGTCTGGAAATAACGACCCTGGCGGTGTTTCATATGGAAGTTATCAGTTAAAAAGCCGTGATAATAATGGCAAGATAGGTGGGCGTGTAAAAGAATTTCTGGAAAGCTCGCAAGGGGCTAAATGGAAAGATAAATTCGAAGGATTAACACCAGGTTCTAAGGAGTTTTCTGATAAATGGAAAAGGATTGCAACAGATAACTCAGATGAATTTAAACAAGCGCAGTTTGATTTTGTAAAAAGGACTCATTATGATGTAACACAGAGTCGCTTGTTGGATCGCTTGGGCTTGGATTTAAACTTGAGGTCAGATACGCTCCGAGATGTGGTTTGGTCTACGTCAGTTCAGCATGGTCCTAATACCAGGATAATTGATAACGCTTTAGCAGGGAAGGATTTATCAAAGCTAAGTGATAAAGAAATTATCCAAGATATTTATAAACAGCGGGCTGACGAACACCCAGCCTATGAGGCAAGGTATTCCGACGAAGAAAGCGACGCATTAAATAGTTTGAGTGCCGAGTGA
- a CDS encoding tetratricopeptide repeat protein translates to MKKILVFIIFLISIKSYSQTKITLSDAKEINFQAQQTIRNFIDLINDCTVPKLGKGKLFENIKSSYNAQSRNQVFYNANAIIENDIDPALGLHNTNDYAVSPYLTNLNLSMIKSEEADYIINKLSPVRIGDSSLFIRVQYQTIFSGKNSVSHLPYKATQREAVLVVKKNDESTWTTRIKSVRFFDPADSINVNDKKIDIVVDSSANAVFLSDEQLLRELKKDSIVREEKRKQEELVFNDFLKSADSLVKVNKFKEAKVMLLKAQGIRRYSAPLEIKLLEAEKLIEENTYDNLKKKGDKEKNERQFSAAVTFYRKAMEIEPQQIELVGVVNSLSAFIKELSIPENRFQSDDYQGTINECERLLKLHKTEKNNYPELYFFEGKAYKVLAENNRTEANLQEKAIKNLDLAIASFPNFTQAIITRADVYANLQKKYFNAIADYDILTTNALDDTIVKPHYFETKAQWKKIIGNKDGAVDDYSKAIVLAPRDRLYIRRGEILFEMQKYADAGKDFSLAISLNPKDTNAYYLRGLTYARLHLAEDAGRDFATLRTLKAISGPRQIIIDSIANEYYANGRANFDKDPIKARKFYGEVLKIKPGNSDAYHGIAEVDFKMAEEDPAGSKSKSAIDKYALSIINNNNAIKSDPKFADAFYKRGLALEKIGKDSMATESLSETIEIDNNRNDAYTERGRLLARLGRYSEAAQNDVAALGSLTAQLALAQNKKDGIATALIIKYQLDMLWLCANAWFLDKKYENAIEMLDRFLNKQQNKVNAEAYYLRGMCYYNTHNYKASNQDLNEAVKLSQQTFRYYFYNAQTYYYDKNYKNAIKNLTAIPADSVSNYPVLKKLLGSCYAQNKDTYAIALENFAEYGKIPAAVNDSTFHVDYGTILLITGQDSAANTCLERALQMTKGPLYFKALFWKTCYLMKIGQFDQMESNLQNAFQKQHDISESDIKLAERLFGDALKKDDKINKKGRKDIYQDLKEHYVKRLNQFKETKVWLEN, encoded by the coding sequence ATGAAAAAAATACTTGTCTTCATCATTTTTTTAATTTCAATAAAGAGTTATTCGCAAACTAAAATAACACTATCCGATGCCAAAGAAATAAACTTTCAGGCGCAGCAAACTATCAGAAATTTTATTGACCTTATTAACGATTGTACAGTACCTAAACTTGGAAAAGGCAAGCTTTTTGAAAATATTAAAAGCAGCTACAATGCTCAATCCCGAAATCAGGTGTTTTATAATGCCAATGCAATAATAGAAAACGATATCGACCCCGCTTTGGGCCTGCATAATACAAATGATTATGCAGTTTCGCCTTATTTAACCAACCTTAACCTGTCCATGATTAAAAGCGAAGAAGCTGATTATATAATTAACAAGTTATCACCCGTACGAATTGGAGATTCCTCGTTATTTATCAGGGTACAATACCAAACTATATTCAGCGGAAAAAATAGCGTTAGCCATTTACCTTATAAAGCGACGCAACGTGAGGCAGTTCTGGTTGTAAAAAAAAATGACGAAAGCACATGGACTACACGTATAAAAAGTGTCCGCTTTTTTGATCCGGCAGATTCTATCAATGTCAACGATAAAAAAATAGATATAGTTGTCGATTCGTCGGCAAACGCCGTATTTCTTTCAGACGAACAGCTACTTCGCGAACTGAAAAAAGACAGCATAGTGAGGGAAGAAAAAAGAAAGCAGGAAGAACTTGTTTTTAACGACTTTTTAAAATCGGCCGACTCGCTGGTTAAAGTAAATAAATTTAAAGAGGCCAAAGTGATGTTACTTAAAGCCCAAGGTATTAGGCGCTACTCTGCCCCGCTTGAAATAAAACTGCTGGAAGCAGAAAAACTGATTGAGGAAAACACTTATGATAATTTAAAGAAAAAGGGTGATAAGGAAAAGAACGAACGGCAATTTTCAGCAGCGGTGACTTTTTACCGGAAAGCCATGGAGATTGAGCCTCAGCAAATAGAACTAGTTGGTGTTGTTAATAGCCTTAGCGCTTTTATTAAAGAGTTATCCATCCCCGAAAACCGTTTTCAAAGTGATGATTATCAGGGAACAATAAACGAATGCGAACGGTTACTAAAACTACATAAGACCGAGAAGAACAACTATCCTGAATTGTATTTTTTCGAGGGAAAAGCTTATAAAGTTTTGGCTGAAAATAACCGGACCGAAGCAAACCTTCAGGAAAAAGCGATCAAGAATTTAGATTTGGCCATAGCGAGTTTTCCCAATTTTACTCAGGCCATCATAACCCGTGCAGATGTATATGCAAACCTTCAAAAAAAATACTTTAACGCCATTGCCGATTACGATATTTTAACTACCAATGCCCTTGATGACACTATTGTGAAACCACATTATTTTGAAACCAAAGCACAATGGAAAAAAATTATAGGCAATAAAGATGGGGCTGTAGATGATTACAGTAAAGCTATTGTATTAGCTCCGCGAGATAGACTTTACATACGGCGCGGCGAAATTTTATTTGAAATGCAAAAGTACGCCGATGCCGGTAAAGATTTCAGTTTAGCCATATCATTAAACCCTAAAGATACTAACGCATATTATTTGCGTGGACTTACCTATGCTCGCCTGCACCTTGCTGAAGATGCAGGACGTGATTTTGCAACGCTGCGTACCTTAAAAGCCATATCAGGCCCAAGACAAATAATTATAGATTCTATTGCTAATGAATACTATGCAAATGGCAGAGCCAATTTTGATAAGGATCCAATTAAAGCAAGGAAGTTTTATGGTGAAGTATTGAAAATAAAGCCGGGTAACTCGGATGCCTATCATGGAATTGCAGAGGTCGATTTCAAAATGGCTGAAGAGGACCCCGCCGGTAGTAAATCTAAAAGCGCTATCGATAAGTACGCTCTTTCCATAATTAACAACAACAACGCTATAAAAAGCGACCCTAAATTTGCCGACGCATTTTACAAAAGAGGCCTTGCCCTGGAGAAAATCGGTAAAGATTCAATGGCAACCGAAAGTTTATCTGAAACAATTGAGATTGATAACAACAGAAATGATGCGTATACTGAAAGAGGGCGGCTGCTGGCAAGGCTGGGAAGATATAGCGAAGCGGCACAAAACGACGTTGCTGCCTTGGGGTCTCTAACGGCACAGCTTGCACTGGCGCAAAATAAGAAAGATGGCATTGCTACAGCGCTTATCATTAAATATCAGTTAGATATGCTATGGTTGTGCGCGAACGCGTGGTTTTTAGACAAAAAATACGAAAACGCTATAGAAATGCTGGATAGGTTTTTAAATAAGCAACAGAATAAAGTTAATGCCGAAGCATATTATCTGCGCGGTATGTGCTATTATAACACACACAATTACAAAGCATCAAATCAAGACCTTAATGAAGCAGTGAAGCTTTCACAACAAACTTTTAGATATTATTTTTACAATGCACAGACTTATTATTATGACAAAAATTACAAAAATGCCATAAAAAACTTAACCGCAATACCGGCAGATTCTGTAAGTAATTATCCAGTCTTAAAAAAACTGCTGGGTTCATGCTATGCGCAAAACAAAGATACTTATGCGATAGCCCTTGAAAATTTTGCGGAATACGGAAAAATACCTGCTGCCGTAAACGATTCAACTTTTCACGTTGATTATGGCACAATACTGTTAATTACCGGTCAGGATAGCGCCGCTAATACATGCCTTGAACGGGCCTTACAAATGACAAAGGGACCTCTATATTTCAAGGCCCTGTTTTGGAAAACCTGCTATCTCATGAAAATTGGCCAATTTGATCAAATGGAAAGCAACCTGCAAAATGCTTTTCAAAAACAGCACGACATTAGCGAAAGTGATATCAAGCTTGCAGAAAGGCTTTTTGGGGATGCCTTGAAAAAAGATGATAAAATTAATAAAAAGGGCCGCAAGGATATTTATCAGGATTTGAAAGAACATTATGTAAAACGATTAAATCAATTTAAGGAAACAAAAGTGTGGTTGGAGAATTAG
- a CDS encoding polymorphic toxin type 46 domain-containing protein → MTPFLKHSATILLTPGIGWHWVGWDGILTVSSYGKPLMLSMNHIIIESDVPLFTLISPRNYASFFCQDVPGTITEANFTVNKPTLSDKIVVNGVSPLLLTTTGNFTCFFSSPSEKMTTFGPIPDVIPFKMGTWKVMETKQDVFIRDKGCVDSRVHSMSHVDKMEASLKQSNVPHAILNELGGWGGVATGLVAAGVILGAIALAPEILVGSAIVAAVGEVATLTGVGLSGYQIGEGIADLANFYQRTDEATTCADLKDASKSFEQGLAKVGVGGVNTVMGLTGAAKAGTSKASSEVSELRASRLKLVEKLRKERALRFYKDNGFNEKEALSHMEGIDFSKPIKVKTIERGTRVRQWVRNGSEPGDYCTTPENGIKKNLGIKYDNRSIQDFTVTKKSKVLVSTAANYKKNAGGGPQLFSPGIKQNITQKR, encoded by the coding sequence ATGACCCCCTTTTTAAAACATAGTGCAACTATTTTATTAACGCCGGGAATAGGCTGGCATTGGGTTGGGTGGGACGGCATACTCACGGTAAGCTCGTATGGCAAACCACTGATGCTATCAATGAACCATATCATCATCGAATCTGACGTTCCGTTGTTCACCCTGATAAGCCCACGTAATTACGCTTCCTTTTTTTGTCAGGATGTACCCGGGACGATTACAGAAGCTAATTTTACTGTTAATAAACCTACCTTGTCCGACAAAATTGTGGTAAATGGTGTGTCACCGCTACTTCTAACTACTACCGGAAACTTCACCTGCTTTTTTTCTTCCCCATCCGAAAAAATGACCACATTTGGTCCCATTCCGGATGTAATCCCATTTAAAATGGGAACATGGAAGGTGATGGAGACCAAGCAGGATGTGTTTATCAGGGATAAAGGATGCGTAGATAGCAGGGTGCACAGCATGTCTCATGTCGATAAAATGGAGGCATCGCTAAAGCAATCAAACGTACCTCATGCGATATTAAACGAGCTTGGCGGCTGGGGTGGCGTTGCTACCGGTTTGGTTGCAGCTGGAGTAATTTTAGGGGCAATTGCCCTTGCGCCCGAAATATTGGTTGGCAGCGCTATTGTTGCAGCAGTAGGCGAGGTGGCTACCTTGACAGGCGTAGGCCTCAGTGGATACCAGATAGGCGAAGGCATTGCCGACTTAGCCAATTTTTACCAACGTACCGACGAAGCAACAACCTGTGCCGATTTGAAGGATGCATCTAAAAGCTTCGAACAAGGGCTAGCCAAAGTGGGTGTTGGCGGGGTTAACACTGTAATGGGACTTACAGGTGCAGCTAAAGCGGGCACAAGTAAAGCAAGTTCAGAAGTAAGTGAGCTTAGAGCATCCCGATTAAAACTCGTTGAGAAATTAAGAAAAGAACGAGCTTTAAGATTTTATAAAGACAATGGATTTAACGAGAAAGAGGCCCTCTCGCATATGGAAGGGATCGATTTTTCTAAGCCAATAAAGGTAAAAACGATTGAACGAGGAACCCGGGTACGACAATGGGTAAGGAATGGATCTGAACCAGGAGACTATTGCACCACCCCAGAAAACGGGATAAAGAAAAACTTGGGAATAAAATATGATAATAGAAGTATTCAAGACTTCACAGTAACAAAAAAATCTAAGGTTTTAGTTAGTACGGCTGCGAACTATAAAAAGAATGCAGGCGGGGGGCCACAGTTATTTAGTCCCGGAATTAAGCAAAACATTACACAAAAAAGGTAA
- a CDS encoding recombinase family protein yields MYQKTPLDRRCPQADKGYSQRDQEGRLRKYCLQNNIKVMQVVYEDFSAKTFIRPSWIKLLADLRKQRDKVHLVIFTKWDRFSHNAGDAYGMINTLRKLDIEVQAIDQPLDLSIPENKMMLAIYLAVPEVENDRRGLNTYYGMRRARKEGNYMGLAPIGYINRITENGKKYIAIKELEAAILRWAFEQIAEGKLSGRTSKA; encoded by the coding sequence ATCTACCAGAAAACACCTCTTGACCGGCGATGTCCACAGGCCGATAAAGGATATTCCCAACGCGACCAGGAGGGGCGTTTAAGGAAATATTGTCTGCAAAACAATATTAAGGTCATGCAGGTTGTCTATGAGGATTTTTCAGCCAAAACTTTTATACGCCCGTCATGGATTAAATTGCTGGCAGACCTGCGCAAACAGAGGGACAAAGTGCATTTGGTGATCTTTACCAAATGGGATCGTTTCAGCCATAATGCGGGTGATGCCTACGGGATGATTAATACCTTGCGGAAGCTGGATATAGAAGTTCAAGCCATCGACCAGCCGCTCGATTTGAGCATACCGGAGAATAAAATGATGCTCGCAATTTATTTGGCCGTCCCGGAGGTAGAAAACGACCGTAGAGGATTGAATACCTATTATGGTATGCGCCGTGCCCGCAAAGAAGGCAATTACATGGGTTTAGCACCCATCGGTTATATCAATCGCATTACTGAGAACGGTAAAAAATATATTGCTATTAAGGAACTAGAGGCCGCTATTTTAAGATGGGCATTTGAACAGATCGCTGAAGGCAAATTATCCGGCAGAACAAGTAAAGCATGA
- a CDS encoding helix-turn-helix transcriptional regulator, which yields MEIINNEALSQCIRDAVRAELQEHFKTGGSQQQTAEERLLSKQELAAELGVSLATLSDWMKKGLPFLRLHKRVYFKKSDVLKAMQQNITD from the coding sequence ATGGAAATTATCAACAACGAAGCCCTTAGCCAGTGCATCAGGGATGCAGTAAGGGCAGAACTACAGGAACATTTTAAAACAGGTGGCAGCCAGCAGCAGACGGCTGAAGAACGGCTATTGTCCAAACAGGAACTGGCCGCTGAATTGGGCGTGTCACTGGCGACCCTGTCCGATTGGATGAAAAAGGGACTGCCCTTTTTGCGCCTGCACAAGCGGGTCTACTTCAAAAAGAGCGATGTGCTGAAAGCCATGCAGCAAAACATTACAGATTAA
- a CDS encoding helix-turn-helix domain-containing protein, which produces MNVEIITKEDLKQFKCEMLTEIKQFIKPGEQSQSKQWLKSAEVRKLLNISPGTLQNLRINGTLRYTKIGGMMYYKLEDITKLLEGGQQ; this is translated from the coding sequence ATGAATGTGGAGATCATCACCAAAGAAGATTTAAAACAGTTTAAATGCGAAATGCTGACCGAGATCAAACAGTTTATCAAACCGGGAGAACAAAGCCAAAGCAAGCAATGGCTCAAAAGTGCAGAAGTACGTAAGTTGCTCAACATCTCACCGGGCACCCTGCAAAACTTGCGTATTAACGGGACGCTGCGGTATACAAAGATCGGCGGGATGATGTATTACAAGTTGGAGGACATCACCAAATTATTAGAGGGAGGCCAGCAATGA
- a CDS encoding plasmid mobilization protein, with amino-acid sequence MESAVKKAVGTKVPAPAGRVNRGGRPKVPHKRRTAVSVMCTLIEKKIIEANAKRVGMNPSVFLRNLGLNTRIEVRVKTLPKPVLEMRGTLNHIAANLNQIARKRNKGDDLNAMERALLDQDVRSLRGLVKNINTYVS; translated from the coding sequence ATGGAAAGTGCAGTTAAAAAGGCAGTAGGTACAAAAGTTCCGGCCCCGGCGGGCCGGGTGAACCGGGGCGGCAGACCGAAAGTGCCGCATAAGCGGCGCACCGCCGTGAGCGTGATGTGCACGCTCATTGAGAAGAAGATCATTGAAGCCAACGCTAAACGCGTAGGCATGAATCCATCGGTTTTCCTGCGGAACCTTGGATTGAACACGCGGATAGAAGTCAGGGTCAAGACACTGCCCAAACCGGTTTTAGAAATGCGGGGTACGCTCAATCACATCGCCGCCAACCTCAACCAGATCGCAAGGAAGCGAAATAAGGGCGATGATCTGAACGCAATGGAAAGAGCTTTGCTCGACCAGGATGTCCGAAGCCTGCGTGGATTAGTGAAGAACATTAATACCTATGTATCATGA
- a CDS encoding relaxase/mobilization nuclease domain-containing protein, whose protein sequence is MIGKVGTGKSFRGVLHYLFEGRRQESKELQMQELEKKQVEVIAYNQCFGTRLELVREMIEVAKLNPDQSKPVFHFSLSFAHSDAGKLGLQDKIDIVEKLAEKFDFEDHQYVVVAHKDTGHEHLHIVANRIGFDGKTASDSNSYKHVAEFARKMELEYKLEQVLSPNKFLKPEQRVAQSQRVDNRKEALKKHLQTAIKQSTDVQQVKKYMEQRGYEVELGRGIAFTDAQHVRFKGSQVGYALMDIEKKLKQEQLLRQQEQNRQAQLLRQHQEELKKQQEQEKEQQQQVRQYTQGIGR, encoded by the coding sequence ATGATCGGTAAAGTAGGCACAGGTAAAAGTTTCCGGGGTGTCTTGCATTACCTCTTTGAAGGCAGACGGCAGGAAAGCAAAGAACTGCAAATGCAGGAACTGGAAAAGAAGCAGGTCGAGGTGATCGCCTATAACCAGTGTTTCGGCACCCGCTTAGAACTGGTACGGGAGATGATCGAAGTGGCCAAACTGAATCCTGACCAGTCCAAACCGGTGTTTCATTTTTCATTAAGCTTCGCCCACAGCGATGCCGGGAAGTTAGGCTTGCAGGATAAGATCGACATCGTGGAAAAGCTGGCCGAGAAGTTTGATTTTGAGGATCACCAGTATGTAGTAGTGGCGCACAAAGATACAGGCCACGAGCATCTCCATATCGTCGCAAATCGCATCGGCTTTGATGGTAAGACGGCCAGTGACAGCAATAGCTATAAGCATGTGGCCGAGTTCGCCCGGAAGATGGAACTGGAATACAAATTAGAGCAGGTGTTAAGCCCGAACAAGTTCTTAAAACCGGAGCAAAGGGTTGCACAAAGCCAGCGGGTTGATAACCGTAAGGAAGCCTTGAAAAAGCACCTGCAAACAGCCATCAAGCAAAGCACAGATGTGCAGCAAGTCAAAAAGTACATGGAGCAGCGGGGCTACGAAGTAGAGTTGGGCCGGGGTATCGCTTTTACAGATGCGCAGCACGTCCGCTTTAAGGGCAGCCAGGTGGGCTATGCCCTGATGGATATTGAAAAGAAGCTGAAACAAGAACAGCTTTTACGTCAGCAGGAACAGAACCGGCAGGCGCAATTATTAAGGCAGCATCAGGAGGAATTGAAGAAACAGCAAGAGCAGGAAAAGGAACAACAGCAACAAGTACGTCAGTATACCCAGGGCATAGGACGGTAA